A genome region from Pseudomonadota bacterium includes the following:
- a CDS encoding NAD(P)/FAD-dependent oxidoreductase gives MADKKYDAVIVGGGHHATIIACYLARAGLKTAMFERWHEMGGGACGEELPLPGFIMNPCAQWTRFYSHPAYSEFNLRDYGLAYAFPEYNEAWVYPDGRYILGKAIYDVKDKITGKDEFSSENAQDLVNQIAQFSKHDAAVAEDVIERYRNRWRVAFRKFRFSGPDDWGDGKDPLEELFDDPKYGVDPKYIDMTIGEQAVTLWESPELQTFYMRCHMTSHGLYPSEKCGLMWFIHVLALMLSMEPGAVAVGGTHSITHALLRAYEDIGGEFFVLNEVEKVLVENGTAKGIRLIDGSDIKADVVVSDLSINLALDMLGKEHVPDDIWMKAQKLLEKPVLMNDTGYERTSIFWGALAMMEPPTFTSHKDMHLAARLYFGESDAEYFLSGQYQKEIWETGISSKVYLAVASADHAYDSTRCPTGRYTQMIEEFTWPWRNWPELKWLSMNKVVPPRWLKEWSRYAPNMTMENLIEAYITTPDHVLNRNPCAHGGGWGALDVTPERCGRFRPFVGVNNYRLPAKNYYLCSHAAHSAHGIGRGSSLNCYRAIAKDLGLKYQPAG, from the coding sequence ATGGCAGATAAAAAATACGATGCGGTTATAGTAGGCGGCGGGCATCACGCCACAATCATAGCCTGCTATTTGGCAAGGGCCGGTTTAAAGACGGCGATGTTCGAGAGGTGGCACGAAATGGGCGGCGGTGCATGCGGGGAAGAACTGCCGTTGCCTGGTTTTATCATGAACCCGTGCGCACAGTGGACCAGATTTTATTCTCATCCGGCTTATTCAGAATTCAACCTGAGGGACTACGGGCTTGCCTATGCCTTCCCTGAATACAATGAGGCCTGGGTATATCCGGATGGCCGATATATCTTGGGTAAAGCAATTTATGATGTGAAGGATAAAATAACCGGAAAGGACGAGTTCTCCTCTGAAAATGCACAGGACCTGGTGAATCAGATTGCACAATTCAGCAAACACGATGCTGCAGTTGCCGAGGATGTAATAGAAAGATACAGGAATAGATGGAGGGTGGCATTTAGAAAATTCCGTTTTAGCGGGCCGGATGATTGGGGGGATGGTAAAGATCCCCTGGAAGAGCTCTTTGATGATCCGAAATATGGTGTTGACCCAAAGTATATTGATATGACAATAGGAGAACAGGCAGTAACCCTCTGGGAAAGTCCGGAGCTGCAGACATTTTATATGCGATGCCATATGACATCGCACGGCCTTTATCCGAGCGAAAAGTGCGGGCTCATGTGGTTTATACACGTATTAGCCCTGATGTTGTCCATGGAACCTGGAGCTGTTGCAGTGGGAGGAACCCACAGCATAACCCATGCTTTACTGAGGGCATATGAAGATATTGGTGGAGAATTCTTTGTTCTGAATGAGGTCGAAAAGGTACTTGTTGAAAACGGGACTGCGAAAGGCATAAGATTAATTGACGGATCAGATATAAAAGCGGACGTAGTGGTGAGCGATCTTAGCATTAATCTGGCCCTTGATATGCTGGGCAAAGAACATGTTCCGGACGATATATGGATGAAGGCGCAGAAACTCCTGGAAAAGCCCGTCCTTATGAATGATACAGGATATGAAAGGACAAGCATTTTTTGGGGCGCCCTTGCCATGATGGAACCCCCGACCTTTACTTCTCACAAGGACATGCATCTGGCGGCGAGGTTATATTTCGGAGAAAGCGATGCCGAGTATTTTCTGAGCGGCCAGTATCAGAAAGAAATATGGGAAACAGGGATATCGAGCAAGGTGTACCTGGCTGTTGCGTCGGCGGATCATGCCTATGATTCAACACGCTGTCCGACCGGGAGATATACCCAAATGATTGAAGAGTTTACGTGGCCGTGGAGAAATTGGCCCGAACTAAAATGGTTGAGCATGAATAAGGTAGTGCCTCCCCGCTGGCTTAAAGAGTGGTCAAGGTATGCGCCTAATATGACCATGGAGAACCTAATCGAGGCTTATATTACCACGCCTGATCATGTGCTCAACAGAAACCCCTGTGCGCATGGCGGTGGTTGGGGTGCTCTTGATGTCACGCCGGAGCGATGTGGGAGGTTCAGACCCTTTGTAGGGGTAAATAATTATCGGCTCCCTGCAAAGAATTACTATCTCTGCTCTCACGCTGCCCACTCGGCCCACGGTATTGGACGAGGCAGCAGCCTTAATTGCTACAGGGCTATTGCAAAGGATCTGGGTCTTAAGTATCAACCAGCGGGATAA
- a CDS encoding 3-oxoacyl-ACP reductase FabG, with product MNRLDGKVAIVTGAGKGLGRAFAVNMAKEGAKVVIVTRKDLEGLKKTYEQIKDLGGEALWLQIDVSRTEDLDRMVAETIKVFGRIDILVNNAALIPARKAFNEISPEEFNQVLSTNVTGTWLSACAVFPSMKEQGKGKIINIASETFFTGSHGFVHYVASKGGVVGVTRALAAELGSFNICVNVVAVGFTETEAGTALVGGDVTKYDVSRTPLARLGQPEDVVGMVSFLASDSADFITGQTVLVNGGRFMH from the coding sequence ATGAATAGACTTGATGGAAAAGTGGCAATTGTCACAGGAGCCGGCAAGGGTCTCGGTCGTGCCTTTGCTGTGAATATGGCCAAAGAAGGAGCAAAGGTAGTAATCGTGACGAGAAAGGATCTGGAAGGCCTTAAAAAAACTTATGAACAAATAAAAGACTTAGGAGGGGAGGCCCTGTGGCTTCAGATAGACGTATCCCGGACAGAGGATCTCGACCGAATGGTTGCAGAGACGATTAAAGTGTTCGGAAGGATTGATATCCTGGTGAATAACGCTGCTCTGATCCCGGCACGGAAGGCCTTTAATGAGATTTCGCCCGAAGAGTTCAATCAGGTATTAAGTACTAATGTAACGGGAACGTGGCTTTCGGCCTGTGCTGTCTTCCCTTCCATGAAGGAGCAAGGCAAGGGAAAAATCATCAATATTGCCTCTGAAACATTTTTTACCGGTTCACACGGTTTTGTTCACTACGTGGCTTCTAAAGGCGGAGTAGTAGGGGTTACCAGAGCGCTTGCAGCAGAGCTTGGATCTTTCAATATATGCGTGAATGTAGTTGCCGTAGGTTTCACCGAGACCGAAGCAGGTACTGCTCTGGTTGGCGGTGATGTGACGAAGTATGACGTTAGTCGCACCCCCCTGGCCCGTCTCGGGCAGCCCGAGGATGTTGTCGGCATGGTGTCTTTTCTCGCCTCAGATTCAGCCGACTTTATCACCGGACAGACCGTACTGGTCAATGGAGGCCGGTTCATGCACTGA
- a CDS encoding NAD(P)/FAD-dependent oxidoreductase codes for MNKTKWDVVVVGSGPGGSMAAKICADAGLETLLVEKKKLPRDKVCSGMLLGYWARKLVQQEFGDIPADVLVEPYKGMGFHVGSGHYIEMQVPIPVGWRKDLDYWMSSKASEAGALLRDMARVTAIRPHASGYEVDVKGENKETDHLYGRFVIGADGAYSTIRKCLWPDFHVRYRPVARECYKAELSIEKDYFHWFYPAGTATPRYDINYKGGFFLIEGNLRPIRDSIRETLQGYGLPSGVKPLWRDACVNPHLWDDLINGSFVPAKDNVLLVGDTAGMLFPTTHEGIGSALKSGIMAAESVIEALKGNSKAEGPYLKKIEEIKTVLAELQIMTKKLGDVAKKGADALLESMVELFDKTIRE; via the coding sequence ATGAACAAAACAAAATGGGATGTTGTGGTTGTGGGCAGTGGTCCTGGCGGGAGCATGGCGGCAAAAATATGTGCCGATGCCGGGCTGGAAACACTGCTCGTGGAGAAGAAGAAACTTCCCCGGGACAAGGTCTGCTCCGGGATGCTGTTGGGATACTGGGCCAGGAAGCTCGTGCAGCAGGAGTTTGGAGATATACCAGCGGATGTCCTTGTTGAACCTTATAAAGGCATGGGTTTTCATGTGGGCAGTGGACACTACATTGAGATGCAGGTGCCCATACCCGTCGGATGGAGGAAAGATCTGGACTACTGGATGTCCTCTAAGGCATCTGAGGCCGGTGCCCTCCTGAGGGACATGGCAAGGGTGACCGCAATACGGCCGCACGCCAGTGGTTATGAGGTCGATGTCAAGGGCGAAAACAAGGAAACAGATCACCTATATGGGAGGTTCGTGATCGGTGCTGACGGGGCATATTCCACGATAAGGAAATGCCTCTGGCCTGATTTCCATGTGCGTTATCGGCCTGTGGCGAGGGAGTGCTACAAGGCGGAACTCTCGATTGAAAAGGACTATTTCCACTGGTTCTATCCAGCCGGCACTGCCACTCCACGGTACGACATCAATTACAAGGGAGGTTTTTTTCTGATTGAAGGCAACCTCCGTCCCATAAGGGATAGCATAAGAGAGACATTACAAGGCTACGGCCTTCCTTCAGGAGTTAAGCCTCTTTGGCGAGATGCCTGTGTGAACCCCCACCTTTGGGACGATCTTATCAACGGCTCCTTCGTGCCTGCGAAGGACAATGTGCTCCTCGTCGGTGATACGGCGGGCATGCTATTTCCCACTACCCACGAAGGCATCGGCTCTGCCCTGAAGAGCGGGATAATGGCTGCCGAATCGGTCATCGAGGCGCTCAAGGGAAATAGTAAGGCCGAGGGGCCGTATCTCAAGAAAATCGAGGAAATCAAGACCGTCCTGGCGGAGCTTCAGATAATGACCAAAAAGCTGGGCGATGTCGCGAAGAAAGGAGCGGATGCGCTCCTTGAATCTATGGTGGAATTATTCGACAAGACAATCAGGGAATGA